The DNA segment AGCGGTGGCAGGCAAATGGGGAGGAGACATAACATTAGTCCTGAGAGAAGAGAGGTCCACTCAGTGTCCCACTCAGCTGCGTTGTGGTGCCCAAGGGAGTGCAAAGGTTCTCCTCAGGTGGCCAAAGGACAGCTCGGGCTCTGCTGCAGTTGTGggtggggggctgggcaggctcACCTGGAGCACAGAGGTTAGGACCCAGTCACCCCATGTGCTTCCTTACCAAGGGGTGAGCTGGATAGCGGTGTGGGCTAAGGGATCCTGTGGGGATGCGTTTGCAAGCAGACCTCCCCCCAGTTCATTATCACCTGCTTTGACACCTTTTGCTTGTGGGCCTAGTTTTCAGTTCTTTGCAGTCTCTCCATTCTAGGCACATTCACACCCACCTTTGGTCAGAACACCCCTGGAGTAGGTGCATCAGGCAGCAGCCTCTCCTCTGTGGTGTCCTCAGCACCTGCCCAGGGCTTTGCtggacctggaacctttggtaagctgCAAGTCTCTCTAGTCAGGGTGACCTGCATATTCCTTGAAGATGGGGTGGGGTTGTTGGGGAAGCACTGTctattttccttggtccttgtccccaccgcaaaaaagaatcaaaaggcagagacacagtagtgaagcagaggaaaagttttatttaaagttacttacagaaaaagtgcaggcaacttcagagagagacagcaccctgaaaggttgaaaagaaagtttaaagtgaaaaggttatgcacttaggaagtgcaggcgacctcagggaGAGGAGCACCCTGAGAGCTTgcgggttcccccttttaaggattcttcaggaatgtgactaagggctggggttGCAGAGCTGTTAGGTGGTCTCTGAATAATACTTAGaactaacttaacacaagcaacttcctgctgtgatttctccctgggagctgagccttcttggtctgggagcatatcaaacaagactgcttcccctgcccccagggtgggccgagttattgtctgtttgctaaagagtaagttaagaatcttctcaacttcctgggtattaaaacacaatcttatttttaagatgaaatccttcctgcctgtgactatgttgtttatgctgggctttattaattgcccagactgcaaactacttgattagggccaaaggagaaaaaaaaaaagcatgtaggTTAActcaaaaaaataagctgggcctgcatgattaacacaataaagccaTGGGCTATGCTGACATATCCTCCTttctctggggaatattcaaacattccaggtcaagttgctccaggctttttgagctttaactgatccaCTCTGGGTCATTTTTAGTGGGctttttcctggccttattctctttccatcccactcatatctattttcctgcctaacagggtGTGGTCCCTTCCTCTGTGGGAAAAAAACAGGCTAATAAGCACAAGAAAGTTGTGACCTCGCTGGCAGTCAGGTGCCACTGAGGAGCCATTTCTGGCAGAACTTCTCCCAAGCCACTGGAAAGCCAGGTGGCCTCCTGCCTCCTAAGGAACCCAGCCTGGGAAGCCCTGTTGAAGCACCCAGGGTTCTGTTGGCCTGGCCCTCCACAGGGTACGGCACCCAGAGAAGCAGTCTCTGGTAGTAGCCTCCCTGATGAGGTCCTTTTCCACTGGTGCAGGATCAGGGATCCAAGAATTCCAACAGAAAACACAAGCGATAAGCACATCGGCAAGAGGTAGCCTACGTCCCTTGCCCCCACCCTGGACCCCTTACCTGGatagggagttcaaaataaaaatcatcaacattctaatggaggtatggaaagacattcaagaactcaggaatgaattcaggtcaaagatccaatcgttgaagagcacaatggagggtactaaaagcaggttggatatggtggaggagacaatgaatgaaatagaaactagagaagaggaatacaaagaagctgaggcacagagagaaaaaagaatctctaagaatgaaagaatattgagagaactgtgtgaccaatccaagcagaacaatatttgcattataggagcaccagaagaagaagagagagacaaagggatagaaagtgtctttgaggaggtagttgctgaaaacttccccgatctggggaaggagatagtctctcaggccatggagatccacagatctcccaacacaagggacccaaggaagacaacaccaagacacatagtaattaaaatgggaaagatcaaggataaggacagactgttaaaagcagccagaggcagaaataagatcacatacaaaggaaagcccatcaggctaacaacatcagacttctcagcagaaaccttacaggccagaagggagtggcatgatgtatttaatgccatgaagcagaagggcctggaaccaagaatactttatccagcaagattatcatttaaatttgaaggagggattaaacaatttccagtaagcaaaagctgagagtttacctcccacaaaccatctccgcagtctattttggagggactgctatagatggaagtgttcctagggttgggtagctgtcaccagaggtagtaaaacaaCAGTAGGGACGGTGGAGCAGCTGAtagcgaggcaaatgcaaaattaaaatgactatccccaatgtcaatcaagggatagacaaaaagtacagaatttgatacctaatatataaagaatggaggaggaagaaaaaggaggagaaatagaaaagaacttttagatggtgtttgtaacagcatactaagtgagttaagttagactcttagatagtaaggaaagtaacctggaacctttggtaaccacaaatctaaagccagggtattatgctcagtgaaataagccaagcggagaaagacaaataccaaatgatttcactcatctgtggattataagaacaaaggaaaaactgaaggaacaaaacagcagcagaatcacagaacccaagaatggactaacagttaccaaagggaaagagactggggagaatggaagggtagggagggttaagggtggggaagaagaaggggtattatgattagcatgtataatgtgaggggtgggggaaaggggagggctgtgcaacacagagaagacaagtagtgattctacaacatcttactatgctgatggacagtgactgtaatggggtttgtgaaaacaaaaaaaagaagaaatgggtcTAATTTAGGAGGGATTAAAAATGAAAGGCCTtatcctacagtaggggagaatatatttgtaaatgacccaTATGATaaagtgttaacatccaaaatatatgaactcatatgcctcaataccaaaaaaacaataacccaattaaaaactgggggaaggacatgaacagacacttctccaaagaagaaatccaaaggACCAACAGGCGCATGCAaagatccacatcactaatcataagggaaatgcaaattaaaaccacactgagtatcacctcacagcagccaggatggccactatctgaagacaagaaataacaaatgctggtgaggatgtggagaaaggagaaccctcctacgctTTGGTGGGAATGTTTAAATTGGCGCaattgctgtggaaaacagtatggaggttcctcaaaaaactgaaaatagaaataccatttgacccagtaatttacaccccccaaaaaaacaaaacccctgatttggaaagacatatgcacccctatgtttactgctgcactattcgcaataaccaaggtacggaagcaacctaagtgtccatcaataaaataaaagatagataaattTAAATAGAATAAAGGATAGATAAATTTATCtataggataaagaagatgtggtacatatacataatggaatattattcagccatagaaagaaaagaaatactgccatttccaacaacatggatggatctcgaaggtattatgctcagggaaacaagccagacaaagacaaatactgtatgatttcacttatttgtggaatataaaaacaaagcaaaacagaaggaacaaaacagcagtagactcagacactgagaagtgactagcggttaccaaggtGGTGGGGAATGAggctgagggggataaaaggataCAATaactcacaatcacaatataatctGGTCagaatagtacagcatggagaacataatcaatgattatgtaacatttttctacGTTGATTGACAGTAATCACActagaggggtgaggatttaataatatgtgtaactgttgaaacactgtgttgtatatttgaaactaaaagactgtatatcaatgatacttcaattaaaaaaaaagaaaagccttttaattaaaaagattttcaatATTAGAATTCATTACTAAAGGTCAACCACGGTGTTTTCATATCTTCTAATCTCAGCATGTTAGCCAACCACCTATCTTTGATTATAAATTTAAGGAGTTGATGGATTAGAAAAATCTTTCCCCCATGCACCTAATTCAAGAACTGCTTTTCATTACTCCCAAGAAAATTATATTCAAAGCAGACTGACATTTCCTATAATCTAGGATTCTGTATTACTTTTTATAGAAAAATCTAAGAGATAGCTTTCATAAATACATTTATGTTCCTGGTGGTGATGACAGAAgattttagagaagacctaaattCCATCAGAAAATACTAACAACGATCATACTGCAAAAATTACTTAACATCAGCTTTCCCTACAAGtaatgtcattttattattaatttttcttaagttggGGTAACCTGTTTTGTCtcctttgtgtgaatgtttgcaaTGCCCAAAACATTCCATTAAATTCACTCTATTATTTAACAGAAAACACTTACATTATTTGTCCTCCAATGGTTGACTTGCCAGCATCTAAAAGTAATCATCAACAATGTGTAAACCAGGTGTAAAAGACAAAAACCCCAAATACCAACAATTAAATACACCAACAACTGAAGGCATCATTTAGCTGATATAATTACATCTTGCAACAGCAACTGAAATGATAGGAATTTGGGGCACACGCTCTGGCTAGTTACCttcttctttgtaaaatgaaGCTGCTAAGATCCCTTGCAGCTCAACAATGACTGAGAACTGCTTTACTGATATACAAATGAATTTTTGGACAGATTCCTCCCTGACCGTTAGCTTAGAGCACAGCAACAACAGAATATAAATTACCCCAGCGGAGCCTCAGTGGACAGCAAGAGCAGACCAGGACTGAGAGCTCCATTTAGGTGGTCAGCCTGCCCTTCACTCTTAGCAGATACAGTTGTGCCTTTACAAATTTCAAAAGGGGGCTCGCTACTGAAAAAGGAggggaagccagagacaaagagaagaaaaaaggacacataatcctgtattttcctttcacaATTTTGGGAGTAAGTCAGAGAAcacctgaataaataaaatagggttttgttttgtgctaAACCAGCAACCTGACTAGCATCCACAACTCACTCCAATTAATTTCTTACATTACGCAAAATCAAACTATGTAGTAAAGTGAATCCTAAAAAGTTAACAGAATAACTGAAGTTCAAACAAAAAAATAGGCACATTTTCTAGACTGTTAATTAATAAATGTCATAATATGCTGAGCCATCATCAGTGGTCTAGAGACCAATTATGCATCATACAAATATACTGTAGCTTATTTTCTTCCAGCTTCTATTCCATTATACAACTGTTCATCGGCCCAACCTTCAAGAACAAAGTGCTGCCACTTTTTTGCCAGCTAAAAAATCAAGTTAAAAGTCAAGACATTTAGATCAATTCCAGTTTCACTAAACATCTCCAAGTAGCCAAGTAAGATGTTCTGTTTGTTGTACACAGTAATTCTGGTCATTTCTTATTGCTGTGAACCCAACTTACCTACATGCCCAATGAATACAACATTTACATGTTCCTTCTTAGGAGCACCTGGTGGTGCAACCACAGATTTGGGTTTTGgtatctcctcttcctcctccatcatcTCCTGGGCACCTTCCTCTGGGGGCCTTCCACCTCCCAAGGAGCCACCCACTGGCTCTGCTTCACTGATTTCTTCTTTGTGCTCCCGTGATTCTTCTGGGGACATTTCTGTCTCCCCATTTTCTACTGAAATAAGGTATTTTAACTCAGTATTCTGGTAAAAAATTTAGAGTCTATACTTTAAAACACAGATGCTTTCAAACAACAAATAGAACTTTGCATATTTAGTTCCAGTTTCCAATGTCTAGTGACACATAGGAAAGTATCTTTCACAACAGAAATGGATAATAGCTTTCAAGCTGGCCTCACTGCTGACATCAGGGCTCTGACTCAGACACTACAAGAGATTGCTATTTTTATAAAGCTCCATTTCATAAGGACAAACAAAATGTGAACAGGAGATGTATCATTCGTAACAGCCCAGTAACTCCAGCGTCAAAATGCCCTGAcagtggaaaaaagggaaagtttaaaaccagaacACAGGATTTAGGGgctcctttcttttccctctacAAGTAATATCTTTGGTATCAACTTTTTGGAAATATAAAACCCTTCAAATTAACAAAGTTACATAAAGGAAGGAATTTCTCACAAAGTAAATGGAACAAGTATAACTATTTAAACTGACTAGCATTCTTCCACCCAATTCCTCTATATTGACAACTACTAAATTTATCACGGCATGGTTAATCCAAACACAAAGATTCAATGCCAGTGTTAACTGTAGGGATTACAATAATCATAACACTTACATTTGCACCTTAAATCTTGAGAGTGAAAGAGtttcataatactgtattaatatgGTCAGAAATTTTCTTACCAACAGTTTCTGAAAGTTCCATGCTaacagctgaatttgaacctagacaagaaattgagatataatatacatttacaaAACAATATCTAGCTCTATATACTACAGACAACTTAAATGTTTTCTCAGTCAGATATTCAAAGAGTCATATTATAGATGCTTACCTTCACACAACGATTGTTCCTCTTCAGAAGGTTCCACAGGTGCTATTTAATAGAAATAAGTTATATTAAAAATTGGAACTatacatctattttatttatgttctaaaatacagtaaaaatgtaAGTTCAATAACCCAACAAAAATCTCAATAACCCAGACCTAACTAATGGCAACTAACTCAGGTTTCGAACTACAAATCTGTTTAACCTACTTCTAAAAACCTGCCAATCACAGCCAATTTTCAAACCTTTTAGTAACTGAAATGTACTCATAAAAGTATGCTTATTCTCATATTTTGCTTCAAAAACTTTTCTATCACAGATATTTAAAGAGTAATCGGCAGCATACACAGATCAGATTAGGAAGATTTTGCTCAACGAAGACACATTACTTCTCTAGTTTCTCTTGGTAGCTGTAGTCAAAGAAGGCTGTGATTAgcccttttaaaaattctataatcatacatgttttatcATCAAGATCCTTGAATAAATTCTATTTGATACCAATGAAGTTAAAAGGACATTCGTATAAAGTCCCTGAAATGTGTACGGGCCCTTATAACAAACATCTCAGAAAAGATGATTAAAATGACACTGGTTTTGTCCCTCTATTAGAATTGTAAGATCAAGCAACAATCCAGTTTCCACAATTGTCACACTGAAAATCTACTTTGATATCACTGAAAGAGATGTATGAGAAATATATACTGATACTTACATGtttaagtttctttttatatCTGAAAGCCTAATGATACTCTGGTATGAAAGTGCCCTTGCTTTAAAGAATCTCCAAGATGCAAAAAAGACACTGAAGAATTTGAAGTCACAGGAATCCCGCACACCAATAAACACTGAATTGATAATCTGTCAAAGTCATATTTAAAATCACTCCACGGAAAGTATTAAGACCTGTAAGTCAAGAAAAGTTTTCGGCCCAATCTTCTATAATGTGCACTAGTGAAGAAAGGAGTTTCTTGACCCTGAAAGGTAAAGGGCAACCAAGATCTCTTGAGAAGTGACATGCTTAGTGTCACTGCTGATGATCCCACACAGTGGTATTTGGATGACCTTTGAACGGAAAGACACCTCAGCCAGCAACAACAGCATGGCTTCCACCGCGGCGCGGtgcagctggagaggagaggctaAGCGCAGAGGTAACAGGGGTGACACCGGACAGGTGCAGGAAGGAAGAGTGAACGGTCTAAGACACCCCAACCTACGCGATTAGCAGGATgttaacagaaatggaaaaagcatttgaactaGGTTTGGAAGAAACAGGAATTGTACTTCACAAAAGACTTTTTTTCACTTCCTATTTCAAAGAAAAGTTTACAGGTATagtaaggaaaaatcactcaACTTCCAGAGAAAGTCAGGCAGTGCTAGGTGATCAGGCGGACGTGCCAACCTCAGGATGGAGGAGGCAGCAGACGCTGGTGCTGAGAGGCCAGCACTGGGCTGACTCCTGGTTTTAAAGCCTAGAGTGTCATGTACAAGTTGTGAGAGGCAATTATTTCACTGAATCATGGAAATGACATGCCATCTGCCTGACAGGATTGCTCAGAGCACTGAATGAGAGTACACATCTGTTTAGTATCAATTAAAGAACTCCTCGCACCTAGGAGATATTCAACAAGTGACTCCCCACTCCCTAATATGTAATGAGCCGTCAGTTCAATTCTATCAACTAACATATACTGCACATCTATTATGGGTGCAGACAGGGATagaaacactcacaaatccacaCAGTGCTGGAGGCAGGGTTGGAGGTTGTGGCAAGTTACCCTAAATCCacttaaatgtttattgagccctCATGTGCTGATTGCTATCTTATTTAACCACCCCCCAACCCTATGAAGTAAGCGGTAACTTACCTAACATTCTGACATATTAGAATGGGCTCCTCCAAGTTACACAAATGCTACCTTGCCCTTCCTCAGACAGCCCTTGCTGAAAATCCCTCAGTAAAAGTAAACCGAGTAAGTGATGacacagttaggatggtcaaGCATTTTAAGGCAAGGAAGACTGAGACAATCAGTATGGGGGCTCTCTCATCACTTATAAGACATCCCAAACTGCAAATGGGCATTATAAGACCGAACAgtacacacacctcaacacctgtTCTACAACCAAGTCTTAGATTTACAAATACACAATACATGCCTAAGGCTGTAAGGCACCTCTCAGGACAGTGACATCAGTCGTAAGACTACCTCCATGGCTGCATAATGCAGCATAATAACTgctcatggttttatttttcaaaacacccTACATTTATAACACATTTGTCTTCAGTTTGTACAGCttacagaggcagagacagggtcAAGTACAAACAGCAATTAAGTTATTAATATACACGTAATGATGACATTAAAGGGCCTCAAAATAAGAAGCTGACAGTAGTTTCCCCAGGATGGAAGAAAAAGAGCTTATCCTTGCATTCAGACCACGGATCACATTACAATTCAAATGACAATGGTAGCAACATCTGCGAACTGATGTTTTTGGAACAATGAACCAGAAAAATCAGATACAGCAACACGTTCTTTACATTTAAACTTATCAGTGTATTTGTACCCGTCTCTTCTCTCACACACATATGCATTCACACACATCTCCAACCCTTTCTCATTCTACTCCTATTATTCATAATATACATCACATCCAGATTTACTGGCTACTAATGCGCATAGGCTTAGAATTCTACCAGGTCCAAAGTTACTTATTCATGGCTGGCAAACATACCCATTAAGGGCTTGATTTTCAAGTCCTGCATGCTTCATATCTGCTAGTCGAGCAGAAGTTAGTAAACCTCCCAAGGAATGAAAACAGTTTCATATTTTCTAATGGTATCTCCATGTTCAGAAGATACATCCTCATCAGGAGCACACCCTCGTTCAAAAAAGAACAATTCTAATTAGGTGGGAAAGTTTATCAGAAGTGTACTAGTTTATAAAACTGCCATACCTCAAATTAAAAGAAACTAATGCTATAGTTGATGATAAAGGAAGATTAATGAACTGGCTGTGATACAAGGTACATTACCAAAAGTTTTAAAACAAGAAGTGAAAGTGTTTACCAAAAGACAGTCAGGCAACAGAACTGACTATGGTTTAACACAGACGATACTGTGAGTCTTAAAACTCTTAGTTAAAAGTTGATAATGGtgcaataagccagacacaaaagatcacatgtacaattccattcacacgAAATATTCAGAACAGGTAAATTCATACACTcagaaagtagattggtggttgccaaaagCTGGGAAAAGGGGAGTGTTAAATGACTGCTAAAGAGTATGATTTCCTTTGGAGGCGATGAGAACATCTGGAACCTTGAGGTAGTAAGCTGCACAACGCTGTGAATATACCAAATGCCACCGAACTGTTCACTTTCAAATGGCTAATTTCATGTCATATGGAtttcacctcaatttttaaaaacacaaattttttttttaagatttgatTATGGATCAAAGGACTTTAACACAGAGACTCTTACTTGGCCAGTTCATGTGAAGGCCACACTGGTGGTGGGCTGTGAAAGCCAGGTTTCAGttcaagttatattttaaatataacgtCTGGCCAATTCTTAAGGTGCTTAATCCACATAGTCCATAAATCAGCAATTTAAGTGTGTACTGTTTTAGATATATAAAACTAATCTTTCATCTCTTTACACACAAAACAACAATATGTAAAAGTCATCCTACTTAAATTTCTTAGTCCTGTTAGCTAAATGGTGTTCACtattaatgaataaaaacttCAGTGCTG comes from the Manis pentadactyla isolate mManPen7 chromosome 10, mManPen7.hap1, whole genome shotgun sequence genome and includes:
- the LOC130685053 gene encoding eukaryotic peptide chain release factor GTP-binding subunit ERF3A-like isoform X1, coding for MEPGAPVEPSEEEQSLCEGSNSAVSMELSETVVENGETEMSPEESREHKEEISEAEPVGGSLGGGRPPEEGAQEMMEEEEEIPKPKSVVAPPGAPKKEHVNVVFIGHVDAGKSTIGGQIMVLSLSEVACTFSVSNFK